A window of Desulfatibacillum aliphaticivorans DSM 15576 contains these coding sequences:
- a CDS encoding DUF1566 domain-containing protein, with translation MTFEPNAGQAQGQVRFIARCPGAVLYFYDNAVDFCVEGGNGASGDRGGNTSGIRRTDRIRMRLDGARPSPQIEAVGRLPGKANYFTGKNPAQWKTGIPTYRKVKYHSVYPGIDLVFYGNPRMLEYDFIVRPGTDPSQIRIAFEGAKADKASPNGALELSAPGGLRVLQHKPVIYQEDGGLRQPVEGGYEKLGPGLYGFELASYDAARPLVIDPALQFSSYIGGTDEDIINADRVDGIAVDADGGVYIGGITTASDFPVISQISGAVYSSPVTKKYDAWVAKVHRSGAFLEWSTLLGGSGQDKVNDLALNSNGDVVVVGRASSNFPEMSPLFSEGEFFAAQISGDGASLLFSTRFGGSDGGEASAIAVDSNDNICITGHTTAEDFPVTAGAYQSALNVDEAQFADDAFVLKINPQAGMLLYSSYLGGSKTDWGRGVAVDGSGCIYVAGETMSTDFPTASAYQGAHGGGSYDGFVAKLTANGSALEYSTYLGSDETGSGSASERCTAIALDSSNRAYVTGVTTSTSFPTLNAVQSACGGGADAFVAEFSASGNELVFSTYLGGANTDYGYALTLDASGYIYVAGQTSSDGADGDAFPLVDAIQPSYALGGDPNNNWWDGFVSIYTPGGAVLDFSTYLGGNNWDSLAAIAVDALGDVYVGGNTTSQTYPVLGAITFPGGTFPTQDSLQGTYDGIVAKISLGAPVFSDMELSLEEEADPVKVGQTLTYTFTVENKGPDLATNATLTGELSGIFDSVVLTPSSGTCSGGESFNCDLGDIDPASTATVTLTATPARIGTGGVEAFAFSDSGESNTDNNYVSEETDFTPASDLIPDPTFMVFPATETGGRSKLQTFTITNSASVNRSIGQVNFSGANASEFLIDSNSCSGETLSPGAQCSIVAAMAPINSGDKEALLNIPSDDPAFPVVEIPVNGQGFVLGPPTIVLRKTGQTTSYATGDDGDLQKGMDWPDPRFQDNGDGTMTDLLTGLMWLKHSTCSAAIGIGTFYYGELTWQQALDFVAGINDGTYDISACGGYTADYTDWRLPNANEMKTLFCGEPTVSGSDLLTSWGFIPWYSPIGGEQRWWTSTSDASYYSTAALYGAVRLYPIKNRAKDPGPYSTSYTQAWPARDAGVTPVCAVARTGQTKCFDAANTEISCLGSGQDGELNSGVAPPSPRFIDHKDGTVTDFMTHLMWLQNASSQGERTWTSALARLQELNASSYLGYTDWRLPNSEEMASLLDHSNSDPTLPSDHPFSNVQRKYWTSTAYTAAWRLRLNMREGDFYGEDPSEYNYVWPVRGGAKDFYLVDAVAVLQILTLQEPSMTSRIKDINDDGVLDLAEAIYIMQSLLEMR, from the coding sequence TTTACGATAATGCCGTGGATTTTTGCGTGGAAGGCGGGAATGGGGCCTCCGGGGACCGGGGAGGCAATACGTCCGGGATTCGGCGGACGGATCGAATTCGCATGCGTTTGGACGGCGCCAGGCCGTCTCCGCAAATTGAGGCCGTGGGCAGGCTTCCGGGCAAGGCCAATTACTTTACGGGAAAAAATCCCGCCCAATGGAAAACCGGCATCCCCACCTATCGGAAGGTAAAGTACCATTCCGTGTATCCGGGGATTGACCTGGTTTTTTACGGAAATCCCCGGATGCTGGAGTACGATTTTATCGTCCGCCCCGGAACGGATCCATCCCAAATACGCATCGCCTTTGAAGGCGCAAAAGCAGACAAGGCATCGCCCAATGGCGCCCTGGAATTGTCCGCGCCCGGGGGCCTGCGGGTTTTGCAGCACAAGCCCGTTATTTACCAGGAGGATGGAGGCTTGCGTCAGCCGGTGGAAGGCGGCTACGAAAAACTGGGTCCGGGCCTGTATGGGTTTGAACTGGCCTCTTATGACGCGGCGCGGCCCCTGGTCATAGATCCGGCCCTGCAGTTTTCCTCCTATATCGGGGGTACGGACGAGGACATTATAAATGCGGACAGGGTGGACGGGATCGCCGTGGACGCAGACGGAGGCGTGTATATAGGCGGAATTACCACCGCCTCGGACTTTCCCGTAATCAGCCAGATATCCGGCGCCGTATACTCTTCCCCCGTAACAAAAAAGTACGACGCCTGGGTGGCGAAAGTGCATCGTTCCGGCGCCTTTCTGGAGTGGAGCACCCTCCTGGGCGGCTCGGGTCAGGACAAGGTTAACGACCTGGCCTTGAATTCCAACGGCGATGTGGTGGTTGTAGGAAGAGCTTCCTCCAATTTTCCCGAAATGTCGCCTTTGTTTTCGGAGGGAGAATTTTTTGCCGCTCAAATCAGCGGGGACGGCGCCAGCTTGTTGTTCTCCACCCGATTCGGAGGAAGCGACGGCGGAGAGGCGTCGGCCATAGCCGTGGATTCCAACGACAATATATGCATCACAGGCCATACCACCGCGGAGGACTTCCCCGTAACGGCCGGCGCTTATCAAAGCGCATTGAATGTGGACGAAGCCCAGTTCGCAGACGATGCCTTTGTCCTAAAAATCAATCCCCAGGCCGGCATGCTGCTTTATTCCAGCTATTTGGGGGGAAGCAAGACAGACTGGGGAAGGGGCGTGGCCGTGGACGGAAGCGGATGCATTTATGTGGCCGGCGAAACCATGTCAACGGATTTCCCCACGGCCAGCGCCTATCAAGGAGCCCACGGGGGGGGCTCTTACGACGGATTTGTGGCCAAACTTACGGCCAACGGCTCGGCGCTGGAGTATTCCACCTATTTGGGATCGGATGAAACAGGGTCGGGCTCGGCCTCGGAACGATGCACGGCCATCGCCCTGGATTCCAGCAACAGGGCCTATGTGACCGGCGTGACCACGTCGACCTCCTTTCCCACGTTGAACGCCGTCCAAAGCGCCTGCGGAGGGGGGGCGGACGCATTTGTCGCGGAATTCTCGGCGTCGGGAAACGAACTGGTCTTTTCCACCTATTTGGGAGGGGCGAATACGGATTACGGCTACGCCCTCACCCTGGACGCTTCAGGATACATCTATGTGGCCGGCCAAACCAGCTCCGACGGCGCCGACGGCGACGCCTTTCCTTTGGTTGACGCGATCCAGCCGAGTTACGCCTTGGGCGGCGACCCCAACAACAATTGGTGGGACGGCTTTGTATCAATATACACGCCGGGAGGCGCGGTCCTTGACTTCTCCACTTATCTGGGCGGAAACAATTGGGACTCCTTAGCTGCAATAGCGGTGGACGCCTTGGGCGACGTTTACGTAGGGGGCAACACGACCTCCCAAACCTATCCGGTTCTGGGAGCCATTACGTTTCCGGGAGGGACCTTTCCCACCCAGGACTCCCTGCAGGGAACCTACGACGGAATCGTGGCGAAAATTTCCTTAGGGGCTCCCGTTTTCAGCGATATGGAACTGTCCCTGGAGGAGGAAGCCGATCCGGTTAAAGTGGGGCAAACTCTGACATACACCTTTACGGTGGAAAACAAGGGCCCGGACTTGGCAACGAACGCAACCCTGACGGGCGAGCTTTCCGGGATCTTCGACTCCGTGGTCTTAACCCCGTCATCCGGAACCTGTTCGGGCGGAGAGTCCTTCAACTGCGACCTGGGCGACATTGACCCGGCGTCTACAGCGACCGTGACGCTCACGGCGACTCCGGCCCGCATAGGGACGGGCGGCGTGGAAGCCTTTGCCTTCAGCGACTCGGGGGAATCCAACACGGATAACAATTACGTCAGCGAAGAGACGGATTTCACCCCGGCCTCGGATTTAATCCCGGATCCCACATTCATGGTCTTCCCTGCCACGGAAACAGGCGGGCGCTCCAAACTCCAAACATTCACCATAACCAACAGCGCCTCCGTTAACCGGAGCATTGGGCAGGTCAATTTTTCCGGCGCCAATGCAAGCGAGTTTTTAATAGACAGCAATTCGTGTTCGGGCGAAACCCTGTCCCCCGGCGCCCAGTGCAGCATCGTCGCGGCTATGGCGCCCATTAACTCCGGCGATAAGGAAGCTCTGTTAAACATTCCCTCCGACGATCCCGCCTTCCCGGTGGTGGAAATACCCGTGAACGGACAAGGCTTTGTGCTGGGTCCGCCCACCATCGTGCTGCGCAAAACAGGACAAACCACCAGCTACGCAACGGGCGACGACGGAGATCTTCAAAAAGGCATGGATTGGCCCGATCCGCGCTTTCAGGACAATGGCGACGGCACGATGACGGACCTCCTGACCGGCCTTATGTGGCTCAAACACAGCACCTGTTCGGCGGCCATCGGCATCGGGACCTTTTATTACGGCGAGTTAACATGGCAGCAAGCCCTTGACTTCGTGGCCGGCATCAACGACGGAACTTATGACATCAGCGCCTGCGGCGGATATACAGCCGACTATACGGATTGGCGCCTGCCCAACGCCAACGAAATGAAAACCCTGTTTTGCGGAGAACCCACGGTGAGCGGCTCCGACCTGCTCACGTCCTGGGGGTTCATCCCCTGGTATTCTCCCATAGGAGGCGAGCAGAGATGGTGGACCTCCACCAGCGACGCATCCTATTACTCCACAGCGGCGTTGTACGGCGCCGTGCGGCTTTATCCTATTAAAAACCGCGCTAAAGATCCAGGCCCGTACTCCACAAGCTATACGCAAGCCTGGCCCGCGCGCGACGCCGGCGTCACGCCTGTTTGCGCCGTGGCCCGGACTGGCCAGACCAAATGCTTCGACGCCGCAAATACGGAAATAAGCTGCCTGGGCTCCGGCCAGGATGGAGAGCTGAACAGCGGCGTTGCTCCGCCCTCGCCCCGGTTTATTGATCACAAGGACGGAACGGTGACGGACTTCATGACGCACCTCATGTGGCTGCAAAACGCATCTTCCCAGGGGGAAAGAACGTGGACGAGCGCCCTGGCGCGGCTTCAGGAGCTTAACGCCTCGTCCTACCTGGGCTACACGGATTGGAGGCTCCCGAACTCGGAGGAAATGGCGAGCCTGCTGGACCACAGCAACTCAGACCCAACCCTGCCCTCAGATCATCCGTTTTCCAATGTTCAACGAAAATATTGGACGTCCACGGCATACACCGCTGCCTGGAGGCTTCGCCTGAATATGCGGGAAGGCGACTTTTATGGGGAAGACCCCTCCGAATACAATTATGTATGGCCCGTACGGGGAGGGGCGAAGGATTTCTATTTGGTGGACGCCGTCGCCGTGCTTCAAATCCTGACCCTGCAGGAACCGTCCATGACGTCCAGAATCAAGGATATCAATGACGATGGGGTCCTTGACCTGGCGGAAGCCATTTATATTATGCAGAGTCTCCTTGAGATGCGGTAA